The Halobacterium sp. CBA1132 genome has a segment encoding these proteins:
- a CDS encoding universal stress protein encodes MTLEVDTVLVPVDGTDASVTAAEYAFAVADRYDADAHALYVLGETVSRGIHAGEIDEPELADETRTFLADVEELAPADVHVDSTIAYGFSTTRKLQHPGSVILDCAADVDADFLTIPREGMRDDTGDVLEKAAEYVLLYASQPVLSV; translated from the coding sequence ATGACCCTCGAAGTGGACACCGTGCTCGTGCCCGTGGACGGGACCGACGCCTCGGTCACGGCCGCCGAGTACGCGTTCGCGGTCGCAGACCGCTACGACGCCGACGCCCACGCCCTGTACGTCCTCGGCGAGACGGTCAGCCGCGGCATCCACGCCGGCGAAATCGACGAACCCGAACTCGCCGACGAGACCAGGACGTTCCTCGCGGACGTCGAGGAACTCGCGCCCGCGGACGTCCACGTCGACTCCACCATCGCGTACGGGTTCTCCACGACGCGGAAACTCCAACACCCCGGCAGCGTCATCCTCGACTGCGCCGCCGACGTCGACGCCGACTTCCTCACCATCCCCCGAGAGGGCATGCGCGACGACACCGGCGACGTCCTCGAGAAAGCCGCCGAGTACGTGCTGCTGTACGCCAGCCAGCCCGTCCTCTCAGTCTGA
- a CDS encoding GNAT family N-acetyltransferase, whose protein sequence is MSDERAYPNDVSGEFPRPPREFEDGEGRPVEVRAWEGEHGPGDDAFEAVVEMYVEFDPADRAQGVPPVGEDRIREWLANLFEQDGYDVLAWHGDEVAGHATLVPDNESTYELAIFVHQDFQGAGIGTKLIEALLGHGQEQGAEYVWLTVERWNRPAVALYEKVGFETAAAESFEMEMAIRLN, encoded by the coding sequence ATGAGCGACGAACGCGCGTACCCCAACGACGTTTCGGGCGAGTTCCCGCGGCCGCCGCGGGAGTTCGAGGACGGCGAGGGTCGCCCCGTGGAAGTGCGGGCGTGGGAGGGCGAACACGGGCCGGGCGACGACGCCTTCGAGGCGGTCGTGGAGATGTACGTGGAGTTCGACCCGGCGGACCGCGCGCAGGGCGTGCCGCCGGTCGGCGAAGACCGCATCCGGGAGTGGCTGGCGAACCTCTTCGAGCAGGACGGCTACGACGTGCTGGCGTGGCACGGCGACGAGGTGGCGGGGCACGCGACGCTCGTACCGGACAACGAGTCGACGTACGAGCTCGCCATCTTCGTCCACCAGGACTTCCAGGGCGCGGGCATCGGCACGAAACTCATCGAGGCGCTGTTGGGCCACGGGCAAGAGCAGGGCGCGGAGTACGTCTGGCTGACCGTCGAGCGGTGGAATCGGCCGGCGGTCGCGCTCTACGAGAAGGTCGGCTTCGAGACGGCGGCCGCCGAGAGCTTCGAGATGGAGATGGCGATTCGGCTGAACTGA
- a CDS encoding universal stress protein, which yields MKVLLGIGGADDSLDALHETVERAVETGDEVTVAVVENPDSDRSPDDLVDVARETMTDAGLEPDVRQLSGDPGSSIVQLAESEEFDQIVLGGGQRSPMGKIRLGNIAEFVLLNARVSVKLVR from the coding sequence ATGAAAGTGCTGCTGGGCATCGGCGGTGCAGACGACTCCCTCGACGCGCTCCACGAGACGGTCGAGCGAGCGGTCGAGACCGGCGACGAGGTGACGGTGGCTGTCGTGGAGAACCCCGACAGCGACCGGTCGCCCGACGACCTCGTGGACGTGGCTCGGGAGACGATGACCGACGCCGGGCTGGAGCCGGACGTGCGACAGCTCTCGGGCGACCCGGGGAGTAGTATCGTGCAGTTGGCCGAGTCCGAGGAGTTCGACCAGATCGTCCTCGGGGGCGGCCAGCGCAGCCCGATGGGGAAGATTCGCCTCGGAAATATCGCGGAGTTCGTGTTGTTGAACGCACGCGTGTCCGTGAAGTTGGTGCGTTAG
- a CDS encoding DUF5806 family protein — protein sequence MRSTRQPYSMPERASPADWDLTPAVESAAAQADDTADVPEDVREYARFSKMDGAQYDRVNEFLRDRTYITAREWAIARLCADFRTETGVEMTKIGENLPELVPFMTDTYSPQAVNQARSAFEDKVRMAGATFLYGAMSGFFTADELDDLMYEVTEVAKFLLEVEGVDLAVEEELEAEERISSVMRDVRSASDELRHDGTECPNCGHTIDADASADD from the coding sequence TTGCGCTCAACACGGCAACCGTACTCCATGCCCGAACGCGCTTCTCCCGCAGACTGGGACCTCACGCCGGCGGTCGAGTCCGCGGCGGCCCAGGCCGACGACACCGCCGACGTGCCCGAGGACGTCCGCGAGTACGCGCGGTTCTCGAAGATGGACGGCGCGCAGTACGACCGCGTCAACGAGTTCCTCCGGGACCGGACGTACATCACCGCCCGCGAGTGGGCGATAGCCCGGCTGTGCGCGGACTTCCGCACGGAGACGGGCGTCGAGATGACGAAAATCGGGGAGAACCTCCCCGAACTGGTGCCGTTCATGACGGACACGTACAGCCCGCAGGCCGTGAATCAGGCTCGCTCGGCGTTCGAGGATAAGGTCCGGATGGCGGGCGCGACGTTCCTCTACGGAGCGATGTCGGGGTTCTTCACCGCTGACGAACTCGACGACCTGATGTACGAGGTGACGGAGGTAGCGAAGTTCCTGCTCGAAGTGGAGGGCGTCGACCTCGCCGTCGAGGAGGAGTTAGAGGCGGAGGAGCGCATCTCGTCGGTGATGCGGGACGTGCGCTCGGCCAGTGACGAACTGCGCCACGACGGCACGGAGTGCCCGAACTGCGGGCACACCATCGACGCGGACGCCAGCGCCGACGACTAG